The following proteins are co-located in the Patescibacteria group bacterium genome:
- a CDS encoding HIT family protein, with product MFNHADEEYKCPICLAIQGVENDATWIKQADIFYRDELVLGFISSKFIEGNEGHPLIVPIAHVENLYDLPSELGGRVLDLAKRTAIALKEIRTCDGVTTAQFNEPAGDQHAFHYHMHVIPRFTGDNFHEALWKTRKSEPEERVEYARKLREWFAK from the coding sequence ATGTTTAATCACGCAGACGAGGAATACAAGTGTCCCATTTGTTTGGCGATACAAGGTGTCGAAAATGATGCTACGTGGATCAAGCAGGCCGACATTTTTTATCGAGATGAACTTGTATTGGGATTTATTAGTTCAAAATTTATCGAGGGCAACGAGGGCCATCCGCTGATCGTGCCAATTGCACACGTTGAGAACCTCTATGATCTGCCGAGCGAACTTGGCGGCAGGGTTCTTGATCTCGCGAAGCGAACAGCGATCGCGCTAAAGGAAATTCGCACCTGCGACGGAGTCACGACGGCCCAATTCAATGAACCCGCCGGCGATCAGCACGCCTTTCACTATCACATGCACGTCATTCCGCGTTTTACCGGCGATAATTTCCACGAAGCGCTTTGGAAAACACGAAAGTCAGAACCGGAGGAGCGAGTCGAGTACGCTCGAAAGTTACGAGAGTGGTTTGCGAAATGA